One Desulfobacterales bacterium DNA segment encodes these proteins:
- a CDS encoding thioredoxin family protein → MDTPAQKTIRIGRGPVGLVGLAGALNQVLTRAMDEEEAVAFLLAAVKQQNYIPPGSEQLYQEALRREYYRQCGRETEETSILTIRVLGPGCVSCNRLKTMVVDLLAELNLAADMEDIHDLDEIWRHGVTLTPALVVNNKVKCAGRMPTPAQVRQWLSEAAETLVRPPVP, encoded by the coding sequence ATGGATACCCCTGCGCAAAAAACCATCCGGATCGGCCGGGGTCCGGTGGGACTTGTCGGCCTGGCCGGGGCACTTAACCAGGTGCTGACCCGGGCAATGGACGAAGAGGAGGCAGTGGCCTTTCTCCTGGCCGCGGTCAAGCAGCAGAACTATATCCCCCCTGGTTCGGAGCAACTCTACCAGGAGGCGCTCCGGCGCGAGTATTACCGGCAATGCGGCCGGGAAACCGAGGAGACCTCCATCCTCACCATCCGGGTCCTGGGTCCGGGCTGTGTGAGCTGCAACCGGTTGAAAACCATGGTGGTCGATCTGCTGGCCGAACTGAACCTGGCCGCGGACATGGAAGACATTCATGATCTTGACGAGATCTGGCGCCATGGAGTGACCCTTACCCCGGCCCTGGTAGTAAACAACAAAGTCAAATGCGCCGGCCGGATGCCCACCCCGGCCCAGGTCCGGCAATGGTTGAGCGAAGCAGCCGAGACCCTGGTCCGGCCTCCTGTCCCTTGA